Sequence from the Thermomonas sp. HDW16 genome:
GCGGCGGCGATGCTGTTGTTGGCCGAATATTTCCCGGGTCGCCACAACGGTCATGGCCAAGGCGTGTTCTACGGTTTGTCGTCGGGCGTGGGCGGTGTGATCGGGGCGCTACTGGCCGGCCAGTTGTGGCGCTTCAGCGGGCAGACCGCGTTCGCGGTGTCGGGGTTCATCGCGCTCGCGGCCTGTAGCGTGGCTTGGTACTGGTTGCTGCGCAAACCCCGCGTAGCACTGGCAGCGGCCTGAACGGCTACCAGGCCAGATCGTCCGGCACCTGATACTGCGGATCGGAATACGGATCGTCCTGTGTCGGCGCATCCGGGTCGACCTTGAGCGCAACAGCGGGGGCGAAGATCGCCTCGGCCTGCGCCAGCACATCAATTTTGACCAATAGATAGCGGCCGTCCTGCTGTACCACGCCGAGTTCACCGGCGTTGAGCGCTTTCAGCTGTTCGGCAGTGACGTGGATACGCTTGATCTTGCCGCCGTACTCGAAGTGGCGGACGTGGTCGGCTTCGGCAGCATTCAACGACTTGTCGACCAGAAAATCCTTCAATTTCGCCTTGGCCTCGCGACGCAGGCGGGCTTCTTCCTGCTTCAGCCGTTCGGCCTCGATGCGCTCGTCTTTTTCCTTCTGCGCGCGGATCGCATAGGCCTTGGCCAGGTCGATGTCCTCGCGAGAGCGCTGCTTGTGCGGCGCAGGCCTGTTGCCGGACTTGCGCGCGTCCTGCGCAGGCTTGCCGCCGGATTTTTTCGCGCCATGCACATGCGCGGGTTTGCCGCCCTGTCCGCCTGGCCTCGAAGGCTGCGGTTTGCGCGGTTCCGGCTTGGGGGCACTGAAGCCGAGCCCCAGCAACTGGTCTTTCAGGGAATTGATCATGGAATGGCGTGGATCAGTAATGCGGGGGTGGCGGTTCGCTGGCGGCATCGCCGGTGATCGGGCTGGCGGCCATCGCGCTGCGCAATTGTCGCAATTCTTCCACCGCACGATGCAACAGCAAGGCGTTGCGGGCTTCGCCGTCGCGGGCGGCTGCCAGCGCGTCGCTGAGTTCCTGC
This genomic interval carries:
- a CDS encoding DUF2058 family protein — protein: MINSLKDQLLGLGFSAPKPEPRKPQPSRPGGQGGKPAHVHGAKKSGGKPAQDARKSGNRPAPHKQRSREDIDLAKAYAIRAQKEKDERIEAERLKQEEARLRREAKAKLKDFLVDKSLNAAEADHVRHFEYGGKIKRIHVTAEQLKALNAGELGVVQQDGRYLLVKIDVLAQAEAIFAPAVALKVDPDAPTQDDPYSDPQYQVPDDLAW
- a CDS encoding SlyX family protein, translated to MSDLEQRMIDLEMRIAFQEQALQELSDALAAARDGEARNALLLHRAVEELRQLRSAMAASPITGDAASEPPPPHY